In a genomic window of Nitrospira sp. ND1:
- a CDS encoding NAD(+)/NADH kinase, protein MKSKSIGILTKPKFPEVKSTVQAVVSWLRSRNIDVLLDTTATTLLGEQGGFQKTHLASKADVLLVLGGDGTMLNAARLAGERGIPILGVNMGGLGFLTEVVLDNLYPSLERMFANDFVLDERLMLKTHVHRHGETVARGVVLNDVVISKGTLARMIELKIAIQGQFVTNLRGDGLIISTPTGSTAYSLSAGGPIINPAVPSLILTPICPHTLTHRPLIVPASAEIEVVLTSKDDGAMATLDGQVGVALTQGDTVEIRASEHMTRLIRFPESSYYEVLREKLKWGDG, encoded by the coding sequence ATGAAAAGTAAGAGCATCGGCATCCTGACGAAACCAAAATTTCCGGAAGTGAAAAGCACGGTGCAAGCCGTGGTCTCGTGGCTTCGTTCCCGGAACATCGACGTCCTCCTGGATACGACCGCGACGACGCTGCTTGGCGAACAAGGCGGGTTTCAAAAAACGCATCTCGCCAGCAAGGCCGATGTTTTGCTCGTGTTGGGAGGCGACGGCACGATGCTCAATGCGGCGCGATTGGCCGGCGAGCGCGGCATTCCGATTCTCGGTGTGAATATGGGCGGTCTGGGATTCTTGACCGAAGTCGTCTTGGACAATTTGTATCCGTCGCTCGAGCGGATGTTCGCGAACGATTTCGTGCTCGACGAGCGACTGATGCTGAAGACGCATGTTCATCGGCACGGCGAAACGGTCGCCCGCGGCGTGGTCTTAAACGATGTCGTCATCAGTAAGGGCACGCTTGCCCGGATGATTGAACTCAAGATCGCAATTCAGGGGCAGTTTGTGACGAACCTGCGCGGGGACGGGCTGATCATCAGCACCCCGACCGGATCGACTGCGTACTCGCTTTCAGCCGGCGGTCCTATCATCAATCCGGCGGTCCCGTCATTGATTCTGACGCCGATCTGCCCGCACACGCTGACACATCGACCGCTGATCGTGCCTGCCAGCGCAGAAATTGAAGTGGTCCTGACCAGTAAAGATGATGGAGCGATGGCGACGCTCGACGGCCAGGTCGGGGTGGCATTGACCCAGGGCGACACGGTGGAGATCCGGGCCT
- a CDS encoding ATP-dependent Clp protease ATP-binding subunit: protein MFERFTDKGRKIIILAREEAERHQNDYLGTEHLVLAILRETDGIALMILKKMGLSTEQIRLEIERNLPGGGTTMTFGEIPFSPRVKKVIEYGVEEARLLGHNHIGSEHLLLGLLREEEGIGGKILRSLGANLLTARQLTVTFLRKSAPRERDRKSNTPALDEFGRDLTQLAQEGQLDPVIGRADEIERVLQILSRRSKNNPVLIGESGVGKTAIVEGLAQRIIASEVPDNLLSRRVIALDLGSLVAGTKYRGQFEERLKVVMKEIVQAGNIIIFIDELHTLVGAGAAEGSIDASNMLKPALSRGEIQCIGATTLDEYRKHIEKDGALKRRFQPIHVQPPSTDETVRIIQGLRDRYEEHHGVEITEDAIVEAVKLADRYITDRFLPDKAIDLIDETGSRAKLQTYALPTELKALEQELKKISRDKELAISMQNFEEAVRHREEEERLRKLLDESKREWKKNQEKHKPTIGKEEVAYVVSKMTGIPLFKLEEEESNKLLRMEEFLHKRVIGQNEAISAVARAIRRSRAGLKEAKKPIGSFIFLGPTGVGKTELARTLAEFLFNSEDALIRIDMSEYQEKFTSSRLFGAPPGYVGYEEGGQLTEKVRRRPYSVVLFDEIEKAHPDVFNVLLQVLDDGVLTDSLGRKVDFKNTVVIMTSNIGTKMIQKGVSLGFQNDEKGGQALRRKEDVMGELKRSFSPEFLNRIDEIVIFHSLEKEHLIHILDILLHELNLRLIDKSVSIEVDDEVKQWLIKEGYEPLYGARPMRRIIQRAIGDPLSEELIKGRFKENRKIKVVLRDGAPAFIEQEAMAGV, encoded by the coding sequence ATGTTCGAACGGTTCACGGACAAGGGTCGCAAGATCATCATCCTGGCACGTGAAGAAGCCGAGCGCCATCAGAACGATTACCTGGGCACCGAGCACCTGGTGTTGGCCATCCTTCGCGAGACGGATGGGATTGCGCTGATGATCCTCAAGAAAATGGGGCTCTCCACCGAGCAGATTCGACTCGAAATCGAGCGGAATCTCCCGGGCGGGGGCACAACGATGACCTTCGGGGAAATTCCTTTCAGCCCGCGGGTCAAGAAAGTCATCGAGTACGGGGTTGAAGAAGCCCGGTTGCTCGGTCATAACCACATCGGCAGCGAACATCTGTTGCTCGGTCTCCTTCGTGAGGAAGAAGGCATCGGCGGGAAGATTCTCCGGAGTCTTGGCGCCAACCTCCTGACCGCCCGGCAACTCACCGTCACCTTCCTGCGTAAGTCTGCGCCGCGTGAGCGGGACCGCAAGAGCAATACGCCGGCCCTCGACGAATTCGGACGCGACCTGACCCAGCTGGCCCAGGAGGGGCAGCTGGATCCCGTCATCGGCCGCGCGGACGAAATCGAGCGTGTCCTGCAGATTCTCAGCCGACGGTCGAAAAACAATCCCGTACTCATCGGTGAATCGGGGGTGGGGAAAACAGCCATCGTCGAGGGACTCGCCCAGCGTATCATCGCGTCGGAAGTCCCGGACAATCTGCTGTCCCGTCGCGTCATCGCGCTCGACCTGGGCTCACTGGTGGCCGGCACGAAATACCGCGGCCAGTTTGAAGAGCGCCTCAAGGTCGTGATGAAGGAGATTGTGCAGGCCGGGAATATCATTATCTTCATCGACGAGTTGCACACGTTGGTTGGGGCAGGGGCGGCAGAAGGATCCATCGATGCCTCCAACATGCTCAAGCCGGCGTTGTCCCGCGGCGAGATTCAATGCATCGGCGCCACGACGCTCGACGAATATCGTAAACACATCGAGAAGGACGGCGCGCTCAAACGTCGGTTCCAACCCATCCACGTACAGCCCCCCAGCACGGATGAAACGGTGCGGATCATCCAGGGCTTGCGGGACCGGTACGAGGAACACCATGGGGTGGAAATTACGGAAGACGCCATCGTGGAAGCCGTCAAGTTGGCGGATCGCTATATTACCGACCGGTTCCTGCCGGACAAGGCGATCGATCTGATCGACGAAACCGGCTCGCGGGCGAAGTTGCAAACGTACGCGCTCCCGACTGAACTCAAAGCGCTGGAGCAGGAGCTCAAGAAAATTTCTCGCGATAAAGAGCTGGCGATCTCGATGCAAAACTTCGAGGAAGCCGTCCGCCATCGCGAAGAAGAGGAGCGCCTGCGAAAGCTCCTCGATGAATCCAAGCGGGAGTGGAAGAAGAACCAGGAGAAACACAAGCCGACCATCGGCAAGGAAGAGGTCGCGTATGTCGTGTCGAAGATGACCGGCATTCCGCTCTTCAAGTTGGAAGAAGAAGAATCCAATAAACTGCTCCGCATGGAAGAATTCCTCCACAAGCGGGTCATCGGACAGAACGAGGCTATTTCGGCAGTGGCGCGTGCCATTCGTCGATCCAGAGCGGGTCTCAAGGAAGCGAAGAAACCCATCGGGTCCTTCATTTTCCTCGGCCCGACCGGTGTCGGAAAGACGGAATTGGCGAGGACGCTGGCGGAGTTCCTCTTCAACAGCGAAGACGCGCTCATCCGAATCGATATGTCCGAGTATCAGGAAAAGTTCACGAGTTCACGCCTCTTCGGAGCCCCTCCAGGATACGTAGGTTACGAGGAAGGCGGACAGCTCACGGAAAAGGTTCGACGTCGTCCCTATTCGGTCGTGCTGTTCGACGAAATCGAGAAAGCGCATCCGGACGTGTTTAACGTCCTGCTGCAGGTGCTCGACGACGGTGTCCTCACGGACAGCCTGGGTCGAAAAGTCGATTTCAAGAACACGGTCGTCATCATGACCTCGAACATCGGCACGAAGATGATCCAAAAAGGCGTGTCGCTCGGATTCCAGAATGATGAAAAGGGCGGACAGGCCTTGCGCCGAAAAGAAGACGTGATGGGAGAACTCAAGCGTTCGTTCAGCCCGGAGTTTTTGAACCGGATCGACGAAATCGTGATCTTCCATTCCCTGGAGAAGGAGCACTTGATCCACATCCTGGATATCCTGCTGCACGAACTGAATCTCCGCCTGATCGACAAGAGCGTCAGCATCGAGGTGGACGACGAGGTGAAGCAGTGGCTCATCAAGGAAGGATACGAGCCGCTCTACGGTGCGCGCCCGATGCGCCGCATCATCCAGCGGGCGATCGGTGATCCCCTGTCTGAAGAACTCATCAAGGGTCGCTTCAAGGAAAACAGGAAGATCAAAGTCGTGCTGCGCGACGGTGCGCCGGCCTTCATCGAACAAGAGGCGATGGCAGGCGTCTAG
- the tsaD gene encoding tRNA (adenosine(37)-N6)-threonylcarbamoyltransferase complex transferase subunit TsaD → MKPPASTTILGIETSCDETAAAVLDGEGHVLANVISSQQTVHERFGGVVPELASRAHIQNVDHVTRQALDAAGLTWQDLGAIAVTQGPGLAGALLVGISYAKSLAYALGIPLVGVSHLEGHIASAWIDRPSFPRTCVVLIASGGHTHLFHATEHGGFHLMGRTIDDAAGEAFDKGAQMLGLGYPGGPLIDAAARKGSPAAVRFPRSRVRTGQLDFSFSGLKTALLYHLQRMDQEAIVRQQADLAAGYQEAIVDVLVRQTFAAVRQAGVSALAVVGGVSANSRLRARLTERAAGEGIQLGLPALSYCTDNAAMIAAAGQRALEQGRLASFECEAMPNYALPASSGGETVRRRS, encoded by the coding sequence ATGAAGCCTCCTGCATCCACGACGATTCTCGGCATCGAAACTTCCTGCGACGAGACTGCCGCAGCGGTGCTCGACGGTGAAGGGCATGTCCTGGCCAACGTGATTTCTTCCCAGCAAACCGTCCACGAACGGTTCGGCGGGGTGGTGCCGGAATTGGCCTCACGTGCTCATATTCAGAATGTGGATCACGTCACACGTCAGGCTCTGGACGCAGCAGGTCTCACCTGGCAGGATCTCGGCGCCATCGCCGTCACCCAGGGACCCGGCTTGGCCGGCGCCCTGCTGGTGGGTATCAGTTATGCCAAGTCCTTAGCCTACGCGCTTGGCATTCCACTGGTCGGCGTGAGTCACCTCGAAGGCCACATCGCCTCAGCCTGGATCGACCGCCCGTCATTCCCGAGAACCTGCGTGGTGTTGATCGCCTCAGGCGGGCACACGCATCTCTTCCACGCAACGGAACATGGCGGCTTCCACCTGATGGGACGAACGATCGACGATGCTGCAGGCGAAGCATTCGACAAGGGCGCACAAATGCTCGGGCTCGGATACCCGGGTGGACCGCTCATCGACGCCGCGGCCAGAAAAGGCAGTCCGGCAGCCGTGCGATTTCCTCGATCGCGCGTGAGAACCGGACAACTGGATTTCAGTTTCAGCGGTCTCAAGACGGCCCTGCTCTATCACCTCCAGCGCATGGATCAGGAAGCCATCGTCCGACAACAGGCCGACCTGGCCGCCGGGTACCAGGAAGCGATCGTGGACGTGTTGGTCCGTCAGACATTCGCGGCCGTGCGACAGGCAGGCGTCTCAGCCCTCGCCGTCGTCGGCGGCGTCTCGGCCAATTCCAGGCTGCGAGCACGATTGACGGAGCGGGCAGCTGGGGAGGGGATTCAATTGGGACTCCCGGCCCTCTCATACTGCACAGACAATGCGGCCATGATTGCGGCGGCAGGCCAGCGGGCTCTGGAGCAGGGCAGGCTGGCATCCTTCGAGTGCGAAGCGATGCCGAATTATGCGTTGCCGGCATCGTCGGGCGGCGAAACGGTGCGTCGCAGATCCTAA
- the hflX gene encoding GTPase HflX, with protein sequence MRCRHRRAAKRCVADPNVRVPRSITIPAIHGHVTGLKASHLAALERLYRRRVPSSAVLTTELARTTSQLTREIRRPIGLLITRRGVIEQVLVGTGCAPTFESLAKFRVGSHSLRGLRLIRTHLHDDPLSQDDLTHLALLRLDLIGILGVDEKGEPSLLHLAHLLPPNQQGEVCRILKPVPFHDLDLQLDTFLHALESDLQRSDTKHDVAAGTESAILVSAAPKSHAEQEEHLEELNELAESAGVRVLDRIAQRTHEGYERYLLGKGKLKEVVMRALQKGADLVIFDQDLAPAQARAISEVTDLKVIDRTQLILDIFAGRAHTREGKVQVELAQLRYLLPRLSGHGTSLSRLGGGIGSRGPGETKLETDRRRIRDRIAHLEREIDDVARHQDQRRSRRVRQGLPILSIVGYTNAGKSTLLNTLTHSQIPAQDRLFETLDTTSRRLRFPHDREVIVTDTVGFIRDLPKDLVGAFRTTLDELRDADILLHVVDASAPNVDQQITAVETVLQSLNLDTIPRVMVLNKCDRLSAHEAGVLCQRYHAIGISAPNRETLRPLIAHLESLLPAIPTPPGYEEDPDQPPQDLALASHS encoded by the coding sequence ATGCGTTGCCGGCATCGTCGGGCGGCGAAACGGTGCGTCGCAGATCCTAACGTTCGAGTACCAAGGAGCATCACCATCCCCGCGATTCACGGACACGTCACCGGGCTGAAAGCCAGTCACCTCGCGGCATTGGAGCGATTGTATCGACGCCGTGTGCCGTCCTCAGCCGTCCTCACGACCGAACTGGCGCGCACGACCAGCCAGTTGACACGTGAGATCCGCCGTCCCATCGGTCTCCTGATCACTCGCCGCGGGGTCATCGAACAGGTCCTCGTGGGAACCGGCTGCGCACCCACCTTCGAGTCGCTGGCGAAGTTCAGAGTCGGATCACATTCCCTCCGCGGTCTCCGGCTGATTCGCACGCATCTCCACGATGACCCGTTGAGCCAGGACGATTTGACCCACCTGGCGCTCCTGCGATTGGATCTGATCGGGATCCTGGGCGTAGACGAAAAAGGCGAGCCCAGCCTGCTGCATCTGGCGCATCTGCTCCCACCCAACCAACAGGGAGAAGTCTGCCGCATCCTGAAACCGGTCCCGTTCCACGATCTGGACCTTCAACTGGACACGTTCCTCCATGCGCTCGAAAGCGATTTGCAGCGATCGGATACCAAGCACGACGTCGCCGCCGGCACCGAATCGGCCATTCTTGTCAGCGCGGCACCCAAGAGTCACGCGGAACAAGAAGAGCATCTAGAGGAGCTGAATGAATTGGCTGAGTCCGCCGGGGTCCGCGTGTTGGATCGAATCGCCCAGCGCACTCACGAAGGGTACGAGCGATACTTGCTCGGGAAGGGCAAACTGAAAGAGGTTGTGATGCGCGCGCTCCAGAAGGGAGCCGACCTCGTCATCTTCGACCAGGATCTCGCCCCGGCGCAAGCCCGCGCCATTTCCGAGGTGACGGACCTGAAAGTGATCGATCGCACGCAGCTCATTCTGGATATTTTCGCCGGGCGCGCCCATACCCGTGAAGGCAAAGTTCAAGTGGAGCTGGCTCAGCTTCGGTATCTTCTGCCGCGACTGTCCGGGCATGGCACCTCGTTGTCGCGCCTTGGAGGCGGAATCGGTTCTCGCGGCCCCGGTGAGACCAAACTGGAAACCGATCGCCGCCGCATCCGTGATCGCATCGCGCACCTGGAGCGGGAGATCGACGACGTGGCCCGCCATCAAGATCAGCGCCGATCCCGACGTGTGCGCCAGGGGCTTCCGATCCTCTCCATCGTCGGCTACACCAATGCAGGCAAATCGACGCTGCTCAACACCCTGACCCACAGTCAGATCCCGGCCCAGGATCGTCTCTTTGAAACCCTCGACACGACGAGCCGCCGCCTTCGTTTTCCTCATGACCGCGAAGTCATCGTGACCGATACGGTGGGGTTCATCCGGGATCTCCCCAAAGATCTGGTGGGAGCCTTTCGCACCACGCTGGACGAATTGCGGGATGCCGACATACTCCTGCATGTGGTCGATGCGTCGGCACCCAACGTCGATCAACAGATCACCGCCGTCGAAACCGTCTTGCAATCGCTCAACCTCGACACGATTCCCCGCGTCATGGTCCTGAACAAGTGTGATCGCCTCTCGGCACATGAGGCCGGCGTCCTCTGCCAGCGGTATCACGCGATCGGTATCTCGGCGCCGAACCGTGAGACGCTGCGCCCGTTGATCGCCCACCTTGAATCCCTCTTGCCCGCCATTCCGACACCCCCGGGATACGAGGAAGATCCTGACCAGCCGCCTCAGGACCTGGCGCTTGCATCTCACTCCTGA
- the nth gene encoding endonuclease III produces MKVATTDQPAGVTTKRRLARMLTALRATSPAMKVELDHRTPWELLVATILSAQCTDQRVNQVTPNLFRRYQQPRDYASADPTELEALIRPTGFFKTKARNLIHCAKAVAGQFQGEVPDTMEALTTLPGVGRKTANVLLGNAFEKPAIVVDTHVKRVAGRLDLTRHTDPEKIELDLQRLLPADQWTEGSQRLLLHGRYICLARTPKCQHCPIYADCHWKGKTAR; encoded by the coding sequence ATGAAAGTCGCCACAACAGATCAACCGGCCGGCGTGACAACCAAACGCCGCCTCGCCCGGATGTTGACCGCATTACGCGCGACCTCACCGGCGATGAAAGTCGAGCTCGACCATCGCACGCCCTGGGAGTTACTGGTCGCCACGATCCTGTCGGCGCAATGCACCGATCAGCGGGTGAATCAGGTCACCCCGAATCTGTTCCGTCGCTATCAGCAGCCTCGCGATTACGCTTCGGCCGATCCCACGGAATTGGAAGCCCTCATCCGGCCGACCGGCTTCTTCAAAACAAAAGCCAGGAACCTCATCCACTGTGCGAAGGCCGTGGCCGGGCAGTTCCAGGGAGAGGTTCCCGATACGATGGAAGCACTCACCACGCTACCGGGAGTCGGGCGAAAGACGGCGAATGTCCTTCTTGGCAACGCATTCGAGAAGCCGGCCATCGTGGTCGACACACATGTGAAACGAGTGGCCGGACGGCTCGACCTGACCCGCCATACGGATCCCGAAAAGATTGAGCTGGACCTGCAACGCTTACTGCCGGCAGACCAGTGGACGGAAGGATCCCAACGGCTCCTTCTGCATGGCCGATACATCTGCCTCGCGCGCACACCGAAATGTCAGCATTGTCCGATCTATGCCGATTGCCATTGGAAGGGGAAAACCGCACGATGA
- a CDS encoding YicC/YloC family endoribonuclease, with translation MIRSMTGYGKKDGTSQKAGVTVEIRSVNHRFLEVAVRLPRSLAQLEDQVRKTVQQRCLRGRVDVSVSVHSAGGSLKTVQIDQALAKQYHTALKKLQKTLGLRGAVDVSTLAGFRDILSISDEPVDAGQLTKTVLRVLGGALTDLEKMRRREGEALAKDLALHLDAIREAKSLVAEKAPVLAKHAFERMKGRIETLLQAELPDPARLQQELAVFADRSDISEELVRLESHMLQFDQQLHSKESVGKTLEFLLQEMGREVNTIGSKANDADIAALVVRMKAELEKLREQVQNVE, from the coding sequence ATGATTCGAAGCATGACGGGGTATGGGAAAAAGGACGGCACGTCACAGAAAGCCGGCGTCACCGTGGAGATCCGTTCGGTCAATCACCGCTTTCTCGAAGTGGCAGTCAGACTGCCCCGGTCGTTGGCGCAACTGGAGGACCAGGTTCGAAAAACCGTCCAGCAACGCTGCCTCCGCGGACGAGTCGACGTGTCGGTCTCGGTCCATTCCGCCGGCGGCAGCCTGAAGACGGTCCAGATCGATCAGGCGTTGGCCAAACAGTATCATACGGCCCTCAAGAAGCTGCAGAAAACACTGGGGCTGCGGGGAGCGGTGGATGTTTCCACGCTCGCGGGATTCCGGGACATCCTGTCTATTTCCGATGAGCCGGTCGATGCCGGGCAACTGACGAAAACCGTGCTGCGGGTACTGGGAGGCGCGCTCACAGACCTTGAGAAGATGCGCCGACGGGAAGGGGAGGCACTCGCCAAAGACCTGGCTCTCCATCTGGATGCGATCCGTGAGGCCAAGTCCCTCGTGGCGGAAAAGGCCCCGGTACTGGCCAAGCATGCATTTGAGCGCATGAAAGGCCGGATTGAGACCCTGCTGCAGGCCGAATTGCCGGATCCGGCCCGGCTCCAACAGGAATTAGCGGTGTTTGCCGACCGTTCGGACATCTCAGAAGAATTGGTCAGACTTGAGTCACATATGCTACAGTTCGACCAGCAGCTCCACAGTAAGGAGTCGGTGGGGAAGACCTTAGAGTTCCTGCTCCAGGAAATGGGGCGGGAAGTGAACACCATCGGCTCAAAGGCCAACGACGCCGACATCGCCGCGTTGGTGGTCCGAATGAAAGCCGAACTGGAAAAATTGCGCGAACAAGTTCAGAATGTCGAATAG
- the gmk gene encoding guanylate kinase — MNTAPVSSNDKPPQVRRGILFIISAPSGSGKTTLCKQITANVPGLWHSISYTTRKPRPGEVDGQDYHFLDEPAFRQMIDRNEFVEWAHVYGNLYGTPRKMLTEKMEQGIDVLLEIDVQGARSVKKKFEDGVYIFILPPSFDTLRTRLQNRAGDSPDEIQRRLQKAKEEVWSYREYYYIVRNDDLKQSLKELESIFLAERIKTKRLNMTWLEEKFILDKEGKQGNSSSAPASKEHLHHG, encoded by the coding sequence ATGAATACCGCGCCCGTTTCATCCAACGATAAACCGCCCCAAGTACGGCGAGGCATTTTGTTTATCATTTCGGCTCCGTCGGGGAGCGGGAAGACGACATTGTGCAAACAGATCACGGCCAATGTCCCTGGATTGTGGCATTCGATCTCGTACACCACACGCAAACCGCGCCCGGGCGAGGTGGATGGGCAGGATTACCATTTTCTCGATGAGCCGGCCTTCCGCCAGATGATCGATCGGAATGAATTCGTCGAATGGGCCCATGTCTACGGAAATTTGTACGGCACACCGCGCAAGATGCTGACCGAGAAAATGGAACAGGGCATCGACGTGCTGCTCGAAATCGATGTGCAGGGCGCGCGCTCAGTGAAAAAAAAGTTTGAAGACGGCGTGTATATCTTCATTCTGCCGCCGTCGTTCGACACGCTGCGGACAAGGCTTCAAAACCGGGCTGGGGACTCGCCGGACGAAATTCAACGCCGCCTGCAGAAAGCCAAAGAAGAGGTCTGGAGCTACCGGGAGTACTACTACATCGTCCGGAACGACGACCTGAAGCAATCCTTGAAAGAGCTCGAAAGCATTTTCCTGGCGGAACGGATCAAAACCAAACGCCTGAACATGACGTGGTTGGAAGAAAAATTCATTCTCGACAAAGAGGGCAAGCAGGGGAATTCCTCCTCCGCCCCCGCATCAAAGGAGCACTTGCATCATGGGTGA
- the rpoZ gene encoding DNA-directed RNA polymerase subunit omega, producing MGEMLSLLPEYATGEFDSRHRLVIIAAQRAKQLVQGARMSGPSKFTKETSIALDEVLRHKVKFLIGQEAREAIKESKRVKEGETERLAMMTGEDAKEIKKELSVYVDDTVKPAPAPEGEE from the coding sequence ATGGGTGAAATGTTAAGTTTGTTACCGGAATACGCCACCGGGGAGTTTGATTCACGCCACCGGCTGGTGATTATCGCCGCGCAGCGGGCGAAACAACTCGTGCAGGGCGCGCGCATGTCCGGCCCGTCCAAATTCACCAAAGAAACGAGCATCGCGCTCGACGAAGTCCTTCGGCACAAGGTCAAATTCCTGATCGGACAGGAAGCCCGCGAGGCCATTAAAGAATCCAAACGGGTCAAGGAAGGTGAGACGGAACGCCTGGCCATGATGACCGGAGAGGACGCCAAGGAAATCAAGAAAGAGCTGAGCGTCTACGTCGACGATACCGTCAAGCCGGCCCCTGCTCCGGAGGGCGAGGAGTAG
- the coaBC gene encoding bifunctional phosphopantothenoylcysteine decarboxylase/phosphopantothenate--cysteine ligase CoaBC: protein MQTTGPSLTGVHLVLAVTGSIAAYKAVGLLRLLRREGATVNVVMTAGACRFVTPLTFEVLSGSHVATDLFEAHQEMLHLSLPEQAKAILIAPATANCLAKAALGLADDLLSTMLLTTQCPVIFAPAMDGDMWQHPTVVEHVATLRTRGAVIVEPEEGPLASGRSGQGRLADEARILSVLQATLHPRRDWSGRRLLISAGPTQEAIDPVRFISNRSSGKMGYALAEAAQARGAEVLLVSGPTALTPPAGVELCPVTTAEEMRKAVISRFSWSDTVIMAAAVADFRPTQPAAQKLKKRRSPVTSLELSPTDDILRELGERRTTQVLVGFAAETEDLLAHAREKLQAKDVDLLVANDVTAAGSGFGSDTNRVFILDRDGRAEELPLLPKREVADRILDRVLTLPTGRRSTKPAAGTGTHRKE from the coding sequence GTGCAGACCACCGGCCCCTCACTCACCGGTGTCCACCTTGTGCTCGCCGTCACGGGGAGTATAGCCGCCTATAAGGCAGTCGGGCTCTTGCGCCTGCTCCGTCGCGAAGGCGCGACGGTGAACGTCGTCATGACGGCAGGGGCCTGCCGGTTCGTGACCCCGCTGACCTTCGAAGTGTTGTCCGGTTCCCACGTGGCCACCGACCTCTTCGAAGCCCACCAGGAAATGCTGCACCTCTCCCTGCCGGAGCAGGCGAAGGCTATCCTGATTGCCCCGGCTACAGCCAATTGTCTGGCCAAAGCCGCGCTCGGGCTTGCCGACGATCTCCTCTCGACCATGCTCCTCACTACACAATGTCCCGTGATTTTCGCGCCGGCCATGGACGGGGATATGTGGCAACACCCGACCGTCGTGGAGCACGTGGCAACGCTGCGAACACGCGGCGCAGTCATCGTCGAACCAGAAGAGGGCCCGCTGGCCTCAGGCCGTTCAGGGCAGGGACGGCTGGCCGATGAAGCACGAATCCTTTCGGTACTCCAGGCCACGCTCCACCCGCGTCGGGATTGGTCCGGTCGCCGTCTGCTCATTTCCGCCGGCCCTACGCAGGAAGCCATCGACCCCGTGCGGTTCATTTCCAACCGGTCCTCTGGAAAGATGGGATATGCGCTCGCCGAAGCCGCGCAGGCACGCGGCGCGGAGGTCCTACTGGTCTCAGGCCCCACGGCCCTGACCCCGCCGGCCGGCGTGGAGTTGTGTCCAGTGACAACGGCTGAGGAGATGCGCAAGGCTGTCATCAGCCGGTTTTCCTGGAGCGATACCGTCATCATGGCTGCCGCCGTGGCGGACTTTCGCCCGACACAACCCGCTGCACAGAAACTCAAAAAGCGACGGAGTCCCGTCACCAGCCTGGAGTTGTCGCCGACCGACGATATTCTCAGGGAATTGGGCGAGCGCCGGACGACACAGGTGCTCGTGGGGTTTGCGGCGGAAACTGAGGATCTGCTTGCTCATGCGCGGGAAAAGCTGCAAGCTAAGGACGTCGACCTGCTGGTCGCCAATGACGTGACGGCAGCAGGATCGGGATTCGGGTCGGACACGAATCGCGTGTTCATCCTGGATCGTGACGGCCGCGCGGAGGAACTCCCCCTGTTACCCAAGCGTGAGGTCGCAGACCGCATTTTGGACCGGGTCCTGACCCTACCGACCGGCCGAAGGTCGACGAAGCCAGCCGCAGGAACAGGGACACATCGCAAGGAGTAG
- a CDS encoding tetratricopeptide repeat protein — protein MASSSRIDPSTAAEIDRLATAVAKDPRSKEFLPLADEYIKVGMWQEAAGVLEDGLKVYPGFVTAMAALGRVYDQLGQAVKAKAILEDVVRQRPDNLRAHRILAKLYHAEGNADLALLSCTAILNANPFDEEAASVKRSITGAPDNPPAAKREKKRIVTEPRPDGTKAGAHITPAPEPTVSTSSMASEPVTETPGRPTPDLPVVKHAAAIARLEAWLRTIQAQRVH, from the coding sequence GTGGCTTCTTCATCGCGTATCGATCCATCGACCGCCGCCGAAATCGACCGCCTGGCCACCGCCGTCGCAAAAGACCCGCGCTCGAAAGAATTCCTCCCCCTCGCAGACGAATACATCAAGGTCGGCATGTGGCAGGAAGCAGCGGGCGTACTTGAAGACGGCCTCAAGGTGTATCCCGGCTTTGTCACCGCCATGGCGGCATTGGGCCGGGTGTACGATCAATTAGGGCAGGCGGTGAAAGCGAAGGCCATTCTTGAAGACGTCGTCAGACAGCGCCCGGACAATCTTCGCGCGCATCGTATTCTCGCCAAGCTCTATCACGCCGAAGGGAACGCCGACTTAGCGTTGCTGTCCTGCACAGCCATCCTGAACGCCAACCCGTTCGATGAAGAGGCGGCCTCAGTCAAACGCAGCATCACCGGAGCACCTGACAATCCTCCGGCCGCCAAACGCGAGAAGAAACGAATCGTCACGGAGCCTAGACCCGACGGCACAAAAGCTGGGGCTCACATCACGCCCGCTCCCGAGCCAACCGTATCCACGTCATCTATGGCATCTGAGCCGGTCACTGAAACACCGGGCCGGCCGACCCCGGATCTGCCTGTCGTGAAACATGCGGCCGCGATCGCGCGACTGGAAGCCTGGCTGCGAACCATTCAAGCCCAACGCGTTCATTGA